One part of the Alistipes onderdonkii genome encodes these proteins:
- a CDS encoding beta-glucosidase: MKKIALSTLLLFFAVSGFAQPRMSVVEAARQADSLLSKMTLDEKISMTRGYSRFFFNGIERLGIPYIYLSDASQGVNMRHNLPDPTMVRQLEKSTAFPCPIMLAATFNPALAYDYARSIGEECRAGGVEVLLGPGLNIYRNSQCGRNFEYFGEDPFLTSRITENYVQGMQSTGTAACLKHFLANNTEFYRRRSNSILDERTMREIYLPGFEAGIAAGVACVMTSYNRINGEWAGQSKEVITDLLRGELGFEGLVMTDWNSVYDMQKLILSGQNVEMPGSWKEDITAQELLSQGKITEADIDAMIRPLIATCIRFGLYDRKGDEKYKPELLAKLPEHEAAAYRTSSEGIVLLRNDGLLPLKPGTKILAAGQFLDEIPRGAGSAAVKGYNNVTLRQALEEQFGARVTFAEKPSKEQFAAADVVLVSVGTLDAESIERPFALPYSAEKLVQQAVGANPRTVVLVNSGSGIRMTGWADKAAAILYGWYPGQNGFRAIAKVLAGELNPSGKLPITIEKEFADSPAKGSIPPDGQFYNECRNERLIQLYDIPYTEGVLVGYRWYDTKGIEPLFPFGHGLSYTTFELSKPRLSAKAIADGEKVKISVRLTNTGTLPGAEVVQLYVSEKNPAVIRPVKELKGFRKTELTPGASQVVEFEIAYRDLAYWCDQTHAWRVNPGDFEILLGTSSADIRHTLPLIAK, encoded by the coding sequence ATGAAAAAGATCGCATTATCGACCTTACTGCTCTTTTTTGCCGTTTCCGGTTTCGCCCAGCCGCGCATGAGCGTGGTCGAAGCCGCCCGGCAGGCCGACAGCCTGCTATCGAAGATGACGCTCGACGAAAAAATCTCGATGACGCGGGGTTACAGCCGCTTCTTCTTCAACGGCATCGAACGCCTCGGCATCCCCTACATCTACCTTTCGGACGCTTCGCAGGGCGTGAACATGCGCCACAACCTGCCCGACCCCACGATGGTTCGGCAGCTCGAAAAGTCCACCGCCTTCCCATGCCCGATCATGCTGGCCGCCACGTTCAATCCGGCGCTGGCCTACGATTACGCCCGATCCATCGGCGAGGAGTGCCGTGCGGGCGGCGTCGAGGTACTGCTCGGCCCCGGACTGAACATCTACCGCAATTCGCAGTGCGGCCGCAATTTCGAGTATTTCGGCGAGGATCCGTTTCTCACGTCGCGCATCACCGAGAACTACGTGCAGGGGATGCAGAGTACCGGCACGGCCGCCTGCCTGAAACACTTCCTGGCCAACAACACGGAATTCTACCGCCGCCGTTCGAACTCGATTCTCGACGAACGCACGATGCGTGAGATCTACCTGCCCGGCTTCGAAGCCGGCATCGCCGCAGGCGTCGCCTGCGTAATGACCTCGTACAACCGCATCAACGGCGAGTGGGCGGGTCAGAGCAAAGAGGTCATTACCGACCTGCTGCGCGGCGAACTCGGATTCGAAGGACTGGTCATGACCGACTGGAATTCGGTCTACGACATGCAGAAGCTGATTCTTTCGGGTCAGAACGTCGAGATGCCTGGCAGCTGGAAAGAGGATATCACGGCACAGGAGCTGCTGTCGCAGGGCAAAATCACCGAAGCCGACATCGACGCGATGATCCGTCCGCTGATCGCCACCTGCATCCGGTTCGGGCTGTACGACCGCAAGGGCGACGAAAAGTACAAACCCGAACTGCTGGCGAAACTTCCCGAACACGAAGCCGCCGCTTACAGAACGAGCTCCGAGGGCATCGTACTGCTCCGGAACGACGGGCTCCTGCCGCTCAAACCCGGAACGAAGATACTCGCGGCAGGCCAATTTCTCGACGAAATCCCGCGCGGGGCAGGTTCGGCGGCAGTCAAGGGTTACAACAATGTCACCCTGCGCCAAGCGCTCGAAGAGCAGTTCGGCGCCCGGGTGACCTTCGCCGAAAAACCCTCGAAAGAGCAGTTCGCCGCCGCGGACGTCGTACTCGTAAGCGTGGGGACGCTCGACGCCGAGAGCATCGAACGTCCGTTCGCGCTCCCCTATTCCGCGGAGAAGCTGGTGCAGCAGGCCGTCGGGGCCAATCCCCGCACCGTCGTGCTGGTCAATTCCGGTTCGGGCATCCGCATGACCGGCTGGGCCGACAAAGCCGCAGCCATCCTCTACGGCTGGTATCCGGGACAGAACGGATTCCGCGCCATCGCGAAAGTGCTCGCCGGCGAGCTGAACCCGTCGGGCAAACTGCCGATAACCATCGAAAAGGAGTTCGCCGACTCTCCGGCCAAAGGAAGCATTCCGCCCGACGGACAGTTCTACAACGAATGCCGCAACGAACGGCTCATCCAGCTTTACGACATTCCCTACACCGAGGGAGTGCTGGTAGGCTACCGCTGGTACGACACCAAGGGCATCGAGCCGCTCTTCCCCTTCGGGCATGGGCTCTCCTACACCACCTTCGAGCTGTCGAAGCCCCGCCTTTCGGCCAAAGCCATCGCCGACGGCGAGAAAGTCAAAATCTCGGTAAGGCTCACCAACACGGGCACGCTGCCCGGCGCCGAAGTCGTCCAGCTCTACGTTTCGGAGAAGAACCCAGCGGTGATACGTCCCGTGAAGGAGCTCAAGGGCTTCCGCAAAACGGAGCTGACGCCCGGAGCGTCGCAGGTCGTGGAGTTCGAGATCGCTTACAGGGATCTGGCTTACTGGTGCGACCAGACGCACGCATGGCGTGTAAACCCCGGCGATTTCGAGATACTGCTGGGCACCTCTTCGGCAGATATCCGGCACACGCTGCCACTTATTGCTAAATAA
- a CDS encoding DUF5689 domain-containing protein, which translates to MKNNLIRPFRLLATAAAILAAWACQDDVDLPMPTLRMSTPTLVAPSFATTLSFSVDSNCDWEITVEGAETSWVELSETSAVGNATIEAALTKNDTQTSRSVTITARSLSHPDVKDVLTVTQGAAAAEGYITIPDLKALAAEGDYTVPDEVKMRGTVVSSVEDNNYFEHCIALQGSPEPGTGITLRLDDIHYYNIGEELEVDLKGAVVSRSAQNGVMELKPVSDDRARRTETSQVILDATTITYEQLMSGVYESMYVGVYSQVYVEEGHSLDGMKVMDGLTMQTPDNDRFALIADQMASFGINAAPTGSGTLKGIAVPHDRTVGIRPCTENDLRLTGIRFGASIGIKLPYVFSFYASSQANKDCKYITIKDGTFDKQGTDFKAEDKDNNICAVLTARAIGRTSSDFRMTHWADEGAHDNIPAKSMVAGQNCYFLLTLPLAQDMPAKFRVSFGLSGTGGAPRDWVLAYSNDNETFITPDDNSTAISVTQPISSSGFFFYYTVPLTPTINLTKGQTLYLKLYPTGKTSVNGGTAGYNSDSRLHSCFAIEAIPSFHTAKPAGALYFEPFDNLTEGLDYLLGDKLAAMANYCGSDITSWAPSVKNGISGENVRQRPGYAQIGYVETQAVARNAYKNSPGYLLTPALGTAGNLNLSFKAMAYKTFSDRPKGKAGEPADKKGDLTTIVVEVTGGGTISGATRTTVENLSTTAFNNYTLKIEGATASTRIKFTSDAASGEFSRWFIDDICVTK; encoded by the coding sequence ATGAAAAACAACCTTATAAGACCATTCAGGCTTCTCGCCACAGCCGCCGCCATACTCGCGGCGTGGGCCTGTCAGGACGATGTGGATCTTCCGATGCCGACGCTCAGGATGAGCACCCCGACGCTGGTAGCCCCGTCGTTCGCCACGACCCTGTCGTTCAGCGTCGATTCGAACTGCGACTGGGAAATCACCGTCGAGGGCGCCGAAACGTCCTGGGTCGAACTCTCCGAGACCTCGGCCGTCGGCAACGCCACGATCGAAGCCGCCCTGACCAAAAACGACACACAAACGTCGCGTTCGGTGACGATCACCGCCCGGTCGCTCTCGCACCCCGACGTCAAGGACGTACTGACCGTCACGCAGGGCGCGGCGGCCGCAGAAGGCTACATCACCATCCCCGACCTCAAGGCGCTCGCCGCCGAGGGCGACTACACGGTGCCCGACGAGGTGAAGATGCGCGGCACCGTCGTATCGAGCGTAGAGGACAACAATTACTTCGAGCACTGCATCGCCCTGCAGGGGAGTCCCGAACCCGGCACGGGCATCACGCTCCGGCTCGACGACATCCATTACTACAACATCGGCGAAGAACTCGAAGTAGACCTGAAAGGGGCCGTCGTCAGCCGCAGCGCCCAGAACGGCGTCATGGAGCTGAAACCCGTTTCCGACGACCGGGCCAGACGCACCGAAACGTCGCAGGTGATCCTCGACGCCACGACCATCACGTACGAGCAGTTGATGTCGGGCGTATACGAATCGATGTACGTGGGCGTTTATTCGCAGGTGTACGTCGAAGAGGGGCACTCGCTCGACGGCATGAAGGTAATGGACGGGCTGACGATGCAGACCCCCGACAACGACCGTTTCGCGCTGATCGCCGACCAGATGGCTTCGTTCGGCATCAACGCCGCGCCCACAGGCAGCGGCACGCTGAAAGGCATTGCCGTCCCGCACGACCGCACGGTCGGCATCCGCCCCTGCACCGAGAACGACCTCAGGCTGACGGGCATCCGCTTCGGCGCGTCGATCGGTATCAAGCTGCCCTACGTATTCTCGTTCTACGCCTCGTCGCAGGCCAACAAGGACTGCAAGTACATCACCATCAAGGACGGTACGTTCGACAAGCAGGGCACAGACTTCAAGGCCGAAGATAAGGATAACAACATCTGCGCCGTCCTCACGGCACGGGCCATCGGCCGCACGTCGAGCGATTTCCGCATGACCCACTGGGCCGACGAGGGCGCGCACGACAACATCCCGGCCAAGTCGATGGTCGCCGGCCAGAACTGCTACTTCCTGCTGACGCTCCCGCTGGCGCAGGACATGCCCGCCAAATTCCGCGTGTCGTTCGGACTCTCGGGTACGGGCGGCGCCCCGCGCGACTGGGTTCTGGCCTACTCCAACGACAACGAAACCTTCATCACGCCCGACGACAACTCGACAGCGATCTCCGTCACGCAGCCCATCTCCAGCAGCGGTTTCTTCTTCTATTACACCGTGCCCCTCACCCCGACGATCAACCTGACCAAGGGGCAGACACTCTACCTGAAACTCTACCCCACGGGAAAAACCAGCGTCAACGGCGGCACGGCGGGCTACAACTCCGACTCGCGCCTGCACTCGTGCTTCGCGATCGAGGCGATACCGTCGTTCCACACCGCCAAACCCGCCGGAGCCCTCTATTTCGAACCGTTCGACAACCTGACCGAAGGACTCGACTACCTGCTGGGTGACAAACTGGCGGCAATGGCCAACTACTGCGGCAGCGACATCACGTCATGGGCGCCGTCCGTGAAGAACGGAATTTCGGGCGAGAACGTCCGCCAGCGTCCGGGCTATGCCCAAATCGGCTATGTCGAAACGCAGGCCGTGGCGCGCAACGCCTACAAGAACTCGCCGGGCTACCTGCTGACACCGGCTCTCGGCACCGCCGGCAACCTGAACCTCTCGTTCAAAGCCATGGCCTACAAGACCTTCTCCGACCGTCCCAAAGGCAAGGCCGGGGAACCCGCCGACAAGAAAGGCGACCTGACGACGATCGTCGTCGAGGTAACGGGCGGCGGAACGATCAGCGGAGCGACCAGAACCACCGTCGAAAACCTTTCGACCACGGCCTTCAACAACTATACGCTGAAGATCGAGGGCGCGACGGCTTCGACCCGCATCAAATTCACGAGCGACGCTGCCAGCGGCGAATTCTCGCGGTGGTTCATCGACGACATCTGCGTCACCAAGTAA
- a CDS encoding RagB/SusD family nutrient uptake outer membrane protein: MKKLIKYTLVGIAALGLYGCEDQLDRYPKDKLTPDKFFRNEQECQLYTNDFYTIFPTTVYGESADVIAKNVLTSEVLGNRTVPATASTWKWEKLRDINFFLEYSSNCKDRDVRLQYEGLARFFRAYFYFEKVKYYGDVPWVDRPLASNEEELYKGRDSRDLVMSKVIEDLDFAIEHLSPTKETYRVSEWTALALKSRVCLFEGTFRKYHGLDDADYYLAECVSAAGTFIEKSGYTIYKSGSTPYLNLFSSINAISSEIILARAFNTAIGLKHDVNGYLTGTTMGRPGLLKNVANMYLMKDGTPFTSQPGWETMQLPDESKNRDGRFAQTVRTPGYKRIDDDKESAPNLAATMTGYQLVKFLLPAKYDAYQASTSDMPLFRTAEVYLNYAEAKAELGTLTQEDLDKTIKPLRERAGVANLSLEWANANPDPYLASAETGYANVTGANKGVILEIRRERTVELLMENFRYWDIMRWKEGKRFEKPFEGLYFPGVGSYDLNSDGTDDVCIWSGTKPDTKIPVVYELGVDVKLSEGDHGYIRIHDDPNLVRTWNEERDYLYPIPTDDRVLTQGAISQNPGWDDGLKF, encoded by the coding sequence ATGAAAAAACTGATAAAATATACGCTGGTCGGAATCGCCGCGCTGGGTCTGTACGGATGCGAAGACCAACTCGACCGCTACCCCAAGGATAAGCTCACGCCCGATAAATTCTTCCGCAACGAGCAGGAGTGCCAGCTCTACACCAACGATTTCTACACCATTTTCCCGACGACCGTCTACGGCGAGTCGGCCGACGTCATCGCCAAGAACGTGCTGACCAGCGAAGTGCTCGGTAACCGCACCGTTCCCGCGACCGCCTCGACCTGGAAGTGGGAGAAGCTGCGCGACATCAACTTCTTCCTCGAATACTCATCCAACTGCAAGGATCGCGACGTGCGCCTGCAATACGAGGGCCTCGCCCGTTTCTTCCGAGCCTATTTCTATTTCGAAAAGGTCAAATACTACGGCGACGTACCCTGGGTGGATCGTCCGCTGGCTTCGAACGAAGAGGAGCTCTACAAGGGCCGCGACTCGCGCGACCTGGTGATGTCGAAGGTCATCGAAGACCTCGACTTCGCCATCGAGCACCTCTCCCCGACCAAGGAAACCTACCGTGTGAGCGAATGGACGGCACTGGCGCTGAAAAGCCGCGTCTGCCTGTTCGAAGGCACCTTCCGCAAGTACCACGGGCTCGACGACGCCGACTATTACCTGGCCGAGTGCGTATCGGCCGCCGGAACCTTCATCGAGAAAAGCGGCTACACCATCTACAAGTCGGGCAGCACGCCCTACCTGAACCTCTTCTCCTCGATAAACGCCATCAGCTCCGAGATCATCCTCGCACGGGCCTTCAACACAGCCATCGGGCTCAAACACGATGTCAATGGCTACCTGACCGGCACGACGATGGGACGCCCCGGCCTGTTGAAGAACGTCGCCAACATGTACCTGATGAAGGACGGCACGCCCTTCACCTCGCAGCCCGGCTGGGAAACGATGCAACTCCCCGACGAGAGCAAAAACCGCGACGGCCGCTTCGCACAGACCGTCCGCACGCCGGGCTACAAACGCATCGACGACGACAAGGAGTCGGCGCCCAACCTGGCCGCGACCATGACCGGCTACCAGCTGGTGAAGTTCCTGCTACCGGCCAAATACGACGCTTACCAGGCTTCGACCAGCGACATGCCGCTTTTCCGTACGGCCGAAGTCTACCTCAACTACGCCGAAGCCAAAGCCGAGCTGGGCACGCTGACGCAGGAAGACCTCGACAAGACGATCAAGCCGCTGCGCGAACGCGCCGGCGTGGCCAACCTCTCGCTGGAGTGGGCCAACGCCAATCCCGACCCCTACCTGGCATCGGCCGAGACGGGGTATGCCAACGTCACGGGAGCGAACAAGGGCGTCATCCTCGAAATCCGCCGCGAACGCACCGTCGAACTGCTCATGGAGAACTTCCGCTACTGGGACATCATGCGCTGGAAAGAGGGCAAGCGTTTCGAAAAGCCCTTCGAAGGGCTCTACTTCCCGGGCGTCGGCTCGTACGACCTCAACAGCGACGGCACGGACGACGTCTGTATCTGGTCGGGCACCAAACCCGACACCAAAATCCCCGTGGTCTATGAACTCGGCGTGGACGTCAAACTGAGCGAGGGCGACCACGGCTACATCCGGATACACGACGATCCCAACCTCGTGCGCACCTGGAACGAAGAGCGGGATTACCTCTATCCCATCCCGACTGACGACCGTGTACTGACGCAGGGCGCCATCAGCCAGAACCCCGGCTGGGACGACGGACTCAAATTCTAA
- a CDS encoding SusC/RagA family TonB-linked outer membrane protein translates to MKDDKGAPVVGATVLLSDGGQTKGITTSFDGKFAFPAEILSTDATLSVSFIGYTSYQAKIGNRTFFDVVLTSSEQSIDEVVVVGYGVQKKANLTGAVASISQKELQDRPVSSVGRALQGAIPNLNVTLSSGQPGAGASYNIRGNTSPNGGSPLILIDGVETYPERINSNDIESITVLKDAASAAIYGARGAFGVILITTKSGKFNEKAEVSYNGYFSVSSPTTSTDYETRGYYSAKIADLFMLSAQNTPYTSYTESDYQALWERRNDKKENPARPWVITDRRNGQQQYVYLANFDWYNYLYDDTRPTWDHNINIKGGSKALSYMVSGRYYQQKGINKLLPDMYKSYNFRAKLSAELRPWLTISSNTKFFQSNYKYYGYEDEYNNFRKPTLHALASFVPVNPDGTAVSHTSGTNSSTHYVMDGYNAMMQKGKSGGNKKIQEFTTTFEAEFKLHKNFNVKADFSYTQGYLHYDYRSVNVEYSKYPGVVETEPEGNFPNAYKETVYDQNYYVADVYGTYNKTFSDKHNLTLIAGYNYEAKYFRDLKTGRNGLLSEDLSDFNLATGTTIDLTGGRNEYAIMGWFYRAAYDYKGKYLFEMNGRYDGTSRFPRGKRFGFFPSFSAAYRISEESFFEPLRSTIDNLKLRFSYGSLGNQQIGYYDFIQTISTKGTMNDYSFNGSALGQHATVSDPVSGNQTWEKVVSKNIGIDLNMLRNRLSLSADFYIRDTKGILSQGKSLPSIYGAKEPQVNANDLRTKGYELVLGWRDSFKLAGKQFSYGISASLSDYTAKYTKCDNPTGLIGDPYVGKRLGEIWGYKVGGLFRTDEEAAEYASRIDYRTVAPGYYSSTGEYGKGVRAGDVIYLDLDGNNIINGGKGTLDDTGDRRIIGNSQPRYQYGATVNFSWYGFDVSVFVQGIGRQDWYPGADNLRFWGPYSRPYATFIPRDFMSKVWSEENPNAYFPRARAYSSLNSTSGVVYYTNDRYIQNLAYCRLKNLTVGYTIPTHLTSKIGIKELRIYFSGENLATWTALKSKFLDPEQAAADSDKKANVYPWCKTYSIGLNLTF, encoded by the coding sequence GTGAAGGATGACAAGGGCGCTCCCGTCGTCGGAGCCACAGTACTACTCAGCGACGGCGGGCAAACCAAGGGCATCACCACCAGTTTCGACGGCAAATTCGCATTCCCGGCCGAAATCCTCTCGACCGACGCCACGCTCAGCGTTTCGTTCATCGGTTACACGTCCTATCAGGCCAAGATCGGCAATCGCACCTTCTTCGACGTGGTGCTGACCTCTTCCGAGCAGAGCATCGACGAAGTGGTGGTTGTGGGTTACGGCGTGCAGAAGAAGGCCAACCTGACGGGCGCCGTGGCCAGCATCTCGCAGAAAGAACTCCAGGATCGTCCCGTTTCGAGCGTGGGCAGGGCCCTGCAGGGTGCCATTCCCAACCTCAACGTCACCCTCTCGTCGGGACAACCCGGCGCGGGAGCTTCGTACAACATCCGCGGCAACACGTCGCCCAACGGCGGCAGCCCGCTGATCCTGATCGACGGCGTGGAAACCTATCCCGAACGCATCAACTCGAACGACATCGAGTCGATCACGGTTCTCAAGGACGCCGCTTCGGCAGCCATCTACGGCGCCCGCGGCGCATTCGGCGTCATCCTCATCACCACCAAGAGCGGCAAGTTCAACGAGAAGGCCGAGGTTTCCTACAACGGTTACTTCTCGGTGTCCAGCCCGACAACCTCGACTGATTACGAAACCCGCGGCTACTACTCGGCCAAGATCGCCGACCTGTTCATGCTCTCGGCGCAGAACACGCCCTACACCTCGTACACGGAGTCCGATTACCAGGCGTTATGGGAGCGCCGCAACGACAAAAAGGAGAATCCGGCGCGGCCCTGGGTCATCACCGACCGCCGCAACGGCCAGCAGCAGTACGTCTACCTGGCCAACTTCGACTGGTACAACTACCTCTACGACGACACCCGCCCGACCTGGGATCACAACATCAACATCAAGGGTGGCAGCAAGGCGCTTTCGTACATGGTCAGCGGCCGTTACTACCAGCAGAAGGGTATCAACAAACTGCTGCCCGACATGTACAAGTCGTACAACTTCCGCGCGAAGCTGTCCGCCGAGCTCCGGCCGTGGCTGACCATCTCGAGCAACACCAAGTTCTTCCAGTCCAATTACAAATACTACGGCTATGAGGACGAATACAACAACTTCCGCAAACCGACGCTCCATGCGCTGGCATCGTTCGTCCCGGTGAACCCCGACGGCACGGCCGTGTCGCACACCTCGGGCACCAACTCCTCGACCCACTACGTCATGGACGGCTACAACGCCATGATGCAGAAAGGCAAGAGCGGCGGCAACAAGAAGATCCAGGAGTTCACCACCACGTTCGAAGCTGAATTCAAGCTCCACAAGAACTTCAACGTCAAGGCAGACTTCAGCTATACGCAGGGCTATCTGCATTACGATTACCGCAGCGTGAACGTCGAATATTCGAAATATCCCGGCGTGGTCGAAACCGAACCCGAAGGCAACTTCCCCAACGCATACAAGGAAACGGTCTACGATCAGAACTACTACGTGGCCGACGTCTACGGCACCTACAACAAGACCTTCAGCGATAAGCACAACCTGACGCTCATCGCCGGCTACAACTACGAAGCCAAGTACTTCCGCGACCTGAAAACGGGCCGCAACGGGCTGCTTTCGGAAGACCTCTCGGACTTCAACCTCGCCACGGGCACGACCATCGACCTCACGGGCGGCCGCAACGAATACGCTATCATGGGGTGGTTCTACCGCGCGGCCTACGATTACAAGGGCAAATACCTGTTCGAGATGAACGGGCGCTACGACGGCACTTCGCGTTTCCCGCGCGGCAAGCGTTTCGGCTTCTTCCCTTCGTTCTCGGCGGCCTACCGCATCAGCGAGGAGTCTTTCTTCGAACCGCTGCGCAGCACCATCGACAACCTGAAGCTCCGTTTTTCGTACGGTTCGCTCGGCAACCAGCAGATCGGATACTATGACTTCATCCAGACCATTTCGACCAAGGGCACGATGAACGACTACTCGTTCAACGGCTCGGCACTGGGACAGCACGCCACGGTCAGCGACCCCGTATCGGGCAACCAGACCTGGGAGAAAGTCGTTTCAAAAAACATCGGTATCGACCTCAATATGCTCCGCAACCGGCTTTCGCTCTCGGCCGACTTCTATATCCGCGACACGAAAGGCATCCTGAGCCAAGGCAAATCGCTGCCCTCGATCTACGGGGCCAAAGAACCCCAGGTCAATGCCAACGACCTGCGCACGAAGGGCTACGAACTGGTGCTCGGCTGGCGCGACTCGTTCAAGCTGGCGGGCAAACAGTTCAGCTACGGCATCTCGGCTTCGCTGTCCGACTACACGGCCAAATACACCAAGTGCGACAACCCCACGGGACTGATCGGCGATCCCTACGTCGGCAAGCGGCTCGGCGAGATCTGGGGCTATAAGGTCGGCGGACTGTTCCGCACCGATGAGGAAGCCGCCGAATACGCTTCGCGCATCGACTACAGGACGGTCGCTCCAGGATACTACTCCTCGACGGGCGAATACGGCAAAGGCGTGCGCGCCGGCGACGTGATCTACCTCGACCTGGACGGCAACAACATCATCAACGGCGGCAAGGGCACGCTCGACGACACGGGCGACCGCCGCATCATCGGCAACTCGCAGCCCCGCTACCAGTATGGCGCCACGGTCAATTTCTCGTGGTACGGATTCGACGTATCGGTATTCGTGCAGGGCATTGGCCGCCAGGACTGGTACCCCGGCGCCGACAACCTTCGCTTCTGGGGCCCCTACAGCCGTCCCTACGCGACATTCATCCCGCGCGACTTCATGAGCAAGGTCTGGAGCGAAGAGAACCCCAACGCCTACTTCCCGCGCGCCCGTGCCTACAGCTCGCTCAACTCCACGTCGGGCGTGGTCTACTACACCAACGACCGTTATATCCAGAACCTGGCCTACTGCCGCCTGAAGAACCTGACTGTCGGCTACACCATTCCCACGCACCTGACCTCGAAGATCGGCATCAAGGAGCTGCGCATCTATTTCAGCGGCGAGAACCTCGCCACCTGGACGGCGCTCAAAAGCAAATTCCTCGACCCCGAACAGGCCGCCGCCGACTCGGACAAGAAGGCCAACGTCTATCCGTGGTGCAAGACCTACTCGATCGGTTTAAACCTCACCTTCTAA
- a CDS encoding endonuclease/exonuclease/phosphatase family protein — protein MKFKNLAYLLLAFCTTTTFAACNELDGDNSDFDFGHSAGAAENPYKDGYGRLPNSIRLATYNTHRCEGWETQTNVDRANYNNTAKVISLIDPDVIALQELDKFTTWHPHDQLQELADRTGMKPYYCKTIDYRGGDYGIGILSKREPLRTVSGDLPGTEARKFFLAEFDDYIFIATHLCHLETTNRAQSVEIINAYIAANYASYTKPIFLAGDFNESNMSSEMMVKLKEKWEIISTSSNTFMNTATPKRIDYIVLYKGNKAACEVLGTAVPSYDEINVNKVSDHLPVLVDIKK, from the coding sequence ATGAAATTCAAAAACTTAGCATACCTGCTGCTGGCATTCTGCACGACAACGACCTTCGCCGCGTGCAACGAGCTCGACGGCGACAACTCCGATTTCGATTTCGGGCACTCGGCCGGAGCGGCCGAGAACCCCTACAAGGACGGTTACGGACGCCTGCCCAATTCGATCCGGCTGGCGACCTACAACACCCACCGCTGCGAAGGCTGGGAGACCCAGACCAACGTGGATCGCGCCAACTACAACAACACAGCCAAGGTCATTTCGCTGATAGACCCCGACGTGATCGCCCTGCAGGAGCTGGACAAATTCACCACATGGCACCCGCACGACCAGCTCCAGGAGCTGGCCGACCGCACGGGCATGAAACCCTACTACTGCAAGACGATCGACTACCGCGGCGGCGACTACGGCATCGGCATCCTCAGCAAGCGGGAACCGCTGCGCACCGTATCGGGCGACCTGCCCGGCACCGAGGCGCGCAAGTTCTTCCTCGCCGAGTTCGACGATTACATCTTTATCGCCACCCACCTCTGCCACCTCGAAACGACCAACCGGGCGCAGTCGGTGGAGATCATCAACGCCTACATCGCCGCCAACTACGCATCGTACACCAAGCCCATCTTCCTTGCGGGCGACTTCAACGAAAGCAACATGTCGTCGGAGATGATGGTCAAGCTGAAGGAGAAATGGGAGATCATCAGCACCTCGTCCAATACCTTCATGAACACCGCCACCCCCAAGCGTATCGACTACATCGTGCTTTACAAAGGCAACAAGGCCGCCTGCGAAGTGCTGGGAACGGCCGTCCCGTCGTACGACGAGATCAATGTCAATAAAGTGTCGGATCACCTGCCCGTATTGGTGGACATCAAAAAATAA